The following are encoded in a window of Collinsella aerofaciens genomic DNA:
- a CDS encoding RrF2 family transcriptional regulator — MDISRKTDYALRMLAMLAEDPERLLSVRTAAEEVNVPYSFARSIQHGLVQAGIVESLRGVHGGMRLKVSPDDVTIRQVVEAVQGPMVMNDCTAPDGDCARMGACCYHPLWAGAQALMRDYLDSVSLGDIVAHRQFPAVDPKFADREAFPEYATCACAYREE; from the coding sequence ATGGACATATCGAGGAAGACTGATTACGCCCTTCGCATGCTGGCGATGCTTGCCGAGGATCCGGAGCGTTTGCTTTCTGTTCGCACCGCTGCCGAAGAGGTCAATGTCCCGTATTCGTTTGCCCGCTCGATTCAGCACGGTTTGGTCCAGGCCGGTATTGTGGAGAGTCTGCGTGGCGTCCACGGTGGCATGCGTCTCAAGGTCAGTCCGGACGACGTCACTATCCGCCAGGTCGTCGAGGCCGTTCAGGGTCCTATGGTTATGAACGATTGTACCGCGCCCGATGGTGACTGTGCGCGCATGGGCGCGTGCTGCTATCATCCCCTGTGGGCCGGAGCCCAGGCGTTGATGCGCGACTACCTCGATTCCGTTTCGCTCGGCGACATCGTCGCTCACCGCCAGTTCCCGGCCGTCGATCCCAAGTTCGCCGACCGCGAAGCGTTTCCCGAGTACGCCACCTGCGCGTGCGCTTACCGGGAGGAATAG
- the rbr gene encoding rubrerythrin, giving the protein MDFENSQTKKNLETAFAGESQAHTKYRYYASKAKKDGYVQISNIFAETAGNESEHAKLWFKYLHDGAVPGTLDNLRDAAAGENYEWTTMYDEFAKTAEEEGFVEIAEKFRGVAAVEKAHEERYNKLVERIESGEVFEREGVKVWKCLNCGHLHVGAEAPEVCPVCNHPKAYFEEQVVNY; this is encoded by the coding sequence ATGGATTTTGAGAATTCCCAAACCAAGAAGAACCTCGAGACCGCTTTTGCCGGTGAGTCCCAGGCACACACCAAGTATCGCTACTATGCATCCAAGGCCAAAAAGGACGGCTACGTTCAGATCTCGAATATTTTTGCCGAGACGGCGGGCAACGAGTCCGAGCACGCCAAGCTGTGGTTTAAGTATCTGCACGACGGCGCCGTTCCGGGCACTCTGGACAACCTGCGCGACGCCGCTGCGGGCGAGAACTACGAGTGGACCACGATGTACGACGAGTTCGCCAAGACCGCCGAGGAGGAGGGCTTTGTCGAGATCGCCGAGAAGTTCCGTGGCGTCGCCGCCGTCGAGAAGGCCCACGAGGAGCGCTACAACAAACTCGTCGAGCGCATCGAGTCGGGCGAGGTGTTTGAGCGTGAGGGCGTGAAGGTGTGGAAGTGCCTGAACTGCGGGCACCTGCACGTTGGTGCCGAGGCGCCTGAGGTGTGCCCGGTGTGTAACCACCCGAAGGCGTACTTTGAGGAGCAGGTGGTGAACTACTAG
- a CDS encoding adenine glycosylase, producing the protein MIQDPFRSMIRSEGVLRYRDLPWRRTRDPYIIWLSEVMLQQTQVPRVEARMPVWLDRFPTVQALAQAAPSDVLDAWQGMGYNRRALALHGAAQRVVEDWDGEFPRETRDLVALPGIGPATAQGIRSFAFDLPGVYLETNVRTVFLHHFFPDVPAVPDRELVPLIQAACPAAPGAAADEIAPFAVPQDDADTPRAWYYALLDYGAYLKKTLPNPSRRSAGYSRQSKFEGSRRQKRAHIVRMLLAARDGQPAGITLDEAVAGVNEMETAAGREPVERELVASILADLEREGFCGSEGDRWLSV; encoded by the coding sequence ATGATTCAGGACCCCTTTCGTTCGATGATTCGTTCGGAAGGGGTCCTGCGTTATCGCGACCTTCCGTGGCGCCGCACACGCGATCCGTACATCATTTGGCTTTCTGAGGTCATGCTGCAGCAAACGCAGGTGCCGCGTGTGGAGGCGCGCATGCCGGTGTGGCTCGATCGTTTTCCGACTGTGCAGGCGCTTGCCCAGGCCGCGCCTTCCGATGTTTTGGACGCTTGGCAGGGCATGGGCTACAACCGACGCGCTCTGGCGCTTCATGGGGCCGCTCAGCGCGTTGTAGAGGACTGGGACGGGGAGTTTCCGCGTGAGACGCGTGACTTGGTCGCTCTGCCCGGCATTGGCCCGGCAACGGCGCAGGGCATCCGTTCGTTTGCGTTTGATCTTCCAGGCGTGTATCTAGAGACCAATGTGCGCACGGTCTTTTTGCATCATTTCTTTCCCGATGTGCCGGCCGTTCCCGATCGCGAGCTGGTGCCGCTGATTCAAGCCGCCTGTCCGGCGGCCCCTGGTGCGGCGGCGGATGAGATTGCGCCCTTTGCCGTGCCTCAAGACGATGCCGACACGCCGCGCGCATGGTATTACGCGTTGCTGGATTACGGCGCGTATCTTAAAAAGACGCTGCCCAATCCGTCCAGGCGGTCGGCGGGCTATAGTCGTCAGTCCAAGTTTGAGGGCTCGCGTCGCCAAAAGCGCGCCCACATTGTGCGCATGCTGCTGGCGGCGCGCGATGGACAACCGGCAGGTATTACGCTCGATGAAGCCGTTGCAGGCGTTAACGAGATGGAGACGGCAGCCGGCCGAGAGCCGGTCGAGCGCGAGCTGGTCGCAAGCATTCTTGCCGATCTGGAGCGCGAGGGCTTTTGCGGCTCCGAGGGCGATCGTTGGCTGAGTGTGTAG
- a CDS encoding DNA recombination protein RmuC, protein MSAIDIVLAVTALVAAGVAVACALQLKGLRAELRERGDSGAEMLAALEQANSTLDALNVALAETRRTANAIAQQQTTDAAVEQQRYLTIAREFSQAGDRMDDLRRETAQQLGANREGIEHRLDKVRETVDAQLGAIRKDNNVQLDQMRATVDEKLSRTLNDRLSASFKQVSDQLEAVYKGLGDMQSIATGVGDLKRVLGNVKARGILGEVQLGAILADILTPDQYLENVATKPGASERVEFAVKLPVDEGDPVLLPIDSKFPGDAYEHLLDAQESGDAEAVAAARKTLDMMVKREAKDICEKYLSVPATTNFGIMFVPFEGLYAEVVSRPGLIETLGRDYHVNVAGPSTMAAILNSLQMSYQTFRLQKRTDDVLRVLSAVKAELPRYQAALRRAQQQIETAGKTVEGIITTRTNVMERKLKDIDALEDAEEADAILGLESAGLLAGQEDEG, encoded by the coding sequence ATGTCTGCTATTGATATCGTGCTTGCTGTGACCGCCTTGGTGGCGGCGGGGGTTGCTGTGGCTTGTGCCCTGCAGCTCAAGGGCCTTCGCGCCGAGCTGCGGGAGCGCGGCGACAGCGGGGCAGAGATGCTGGCTGCGCTCGAGCAGGCCAACAGCACGCTCGATGCCCTCAACGTCGCGCTGGCAGAAACCCGCCGCACGGCAAACGCCATCGCGCAGCAGCAGACGACCGACGCCGCCGTGGAGCAGCAACGCTACCTGACCATTGCGCGCGAGTTCTCGCAGGCCGGCGACCGCATGGATGACCTGCGCCGCGAGACGGCCCAACAGCTCGGCGCCAACCGCGAGGGCATCGAGCACCGCCTGGACAAGGTGCGTGAGACGGTCGATGCCCAGCTGGGCGCCATCCGCAAGGACAACAACGTGCAGCTCGATCAGATGCGCGCGACGGTGGACGAGAAACTCTCCCGTACGCTCAACGATCGCCTGTCTGCATCGTTTAAGCAGGTGAGCGACCAGCTCGAGGCCGTGTACAAGGGCCTGGGCGATATGCAATCTATCGCCACCGGCGTGGGCGACCTTAAGCGCGTGCTGGGCAATGTGAAGGCGCGTGGCATTTTGGGCGAGGTGCAGCTGGGCGCAATCCTGGCGGACATCCTTACGCCCGACCAGTATCTGGAAAACGTTGCCACCAAGCCCGGCGCCTCGGAGCGCGTTGAGTTTGCTGTCAAGCTGCCGGTGGACGAGGGTGATCCCGTGCTGCTGCCGATCGACTCCAAATTCCCGGGCGATGCGTACGAGCATCTGCTCGACGCCCAGGAGTCGGGTGACGCTGAGGCCGTCGCCGCAGCGCGCAAGACGCTCGATATGATGGTGAAGCGCGAGGCAAAGGACATCTGCGAAAAGTATCTGAGCGTGCCCGCGACTACCAACTTTGGCATTATGTTCGTTCCGTTTGAGGGGCTGTACGCCGAGGTCGTCAGCCGCCCCGGGCTTATCGAGACCCTGGGCCGCGACTATCACGTCAACGTTGCCGGCCCCAGCACCATGGCGGCCATCCTCAACAGCCTGCAGATGAGCTACCAGACGTTTAGGTTGCAAAAACGCACCGATGACGTGCTGCGCGTGCTTTCCGCCGTCAAGGCTGAGCTGCCGCGCTATCAGGCGGCGCTACGCCGCGCCCAACAGCAGATCGAGACTGCGGGCAAGACGGTCGAGGGCATTATCACCACGCGCACCAACGTTATGGAGCGCAAGCTCAAGGACATCGATGCGCTGGAGGATGCCGAGGAGGCCGACGCGATTCTGGGCTTGGAGTCCGCAGGCTTACTCGCGGGCCAGGAAGACGAGGGCTAG
- a CDS encoding histidine kinase, whose protein sequence is MIDRRAQRDNSISIFRVIAVVCAICVLVYFIFALATGIEPIATVVACALLCIFLCIFIYLTLNPDSVRSQYTEETLSVASAMLEDIKGGLTQESARLVCQRILPETRAMTVAITDEGNVLACAGEFEEKLLPDTPIHTLATRYVIEHGIVQSFNRMVDVVGSDGSHNQVPAGIIAPIKVGDRTVGTLKFYYKTPRAVDRTQYALASGFAEILSTQLAIHELEVQKELTARAEVRALQAQINPHFLFNTLNTIASFTRTDPLRARELLREFSSFYRATLDNSGSLIPVSREVAQTKRYLTFEKARFGEDRVLATFDVSEDVEDTLVPAFVIQPIVENAVRHGMGDDDALRIDVTVHQDGEDAILIAVADNGVGMDEGTAARLFDERSARPDASSPQGGGAGVAMHNISERIHRFYGPHSYTRVESAPGKGTKVLLHLDLSESIFDIQE, encoded by the coding sequence ATGATCGACCGCCGCGCCCAGCGCGATAACTCAATATCAATCTTTCGCGTGATCGCCGTTGTCTGCGCCATTTGCGTGCTGGTGTACTTTATTTTCGCCCTGGCGACCGGAATCGAGCCAATCGCGACCGTGGTCGCCTGCGCACTGCTGTGCATCTTTCTGTGCATTTTTATCTATTTGACGCTCAATCCCGATTCGGTGCGTTCGCAGTACACCGAAGAGACGCTCTCGGTGGCCTCTGCCATGCTCGAGGACATCAAAGGCGGCCTGACGCAGGAGTCGGCGCGTCTGGTGTGCCAGCGTATTTTGCCCGAGACGCGCGCCATGACGGTTGCCATCACCGACGAGGGCAACGTGCTGGCCTGCGCGGGCGAGTTTGAGGAAAAACTGCTGCCCGATACTCCCATCCACACGCTTGCCACACGCTACGTTATCGAACATGGCATCGTGCAGTCGTTCAACCGTATGGTGGATGTCGTGGGCTCGGACGGCTCGCACAACCAAGTCCCCGCCGGCATTATCGCCCCCATCAAGGTGGGCGATCGTACCGTCGGCACGCTCAAGTTCTACTACAAGACCCCGCGCGCCGTCGACCGTACCCAGTATGCGCTTGCCTCGGGCTTTGCCGAGATCTTGTCCACGCAGCTCGCCATCCACGAGCTCGAGGTGCAAAAGGAACTCACGGCGCGCGCCGAGGTGCGTGCGCTGCAGGCGCAGATTAACCCGCACTTCCTGTTCAACACGCTGAACACCATTGCATCGTTTACGCGCACCGACCCGCTGCGGGCCCGCGAACTGCTTCGTGAGTTCTCATCGTTCTATCGTGCCACGCTCGACAACTCGGGATCGCTTATTCCGGTCTCGCGCGAGGTCGCACAGACCAAGCGCTACCTTACCTTTGAGAAGGCCCGCTTTGGCGAGGATCGCGTGCTTGCGACGTTCGATGTGTCCGAGGACGTGGAAGATACGCTGGTGCCGGCGTTCGTGATCCAGCCGATTGTCGAGAACGCCGTGCGTCATGGTATGGGCGATGACGACGCCCTGAGGATCGACGTGACCGTTCACCAAGACGGCGAGGATGCAATCTTGATTGCCGTGGCCGATAATGGCGTGGGCATGGATGAGGGTACCGCCGCCAGACTGTTTGACGAGCGTTCTGCCCGTCCCGACGCCAGCTCTCCCCAGGGTGGCGGCGCCGGTGTGGCCATGCACAATATTTCGGAGCGCATCCATCGCTTTTATGGGCCGCACTCCTATACGCGTGTCGAATCGGCGCCGGGCAAGGGCACCAAAGTGCTCCTTCATCTTGATTTGTCAGAGAGCATCTTTGACATTCAAGAGTAA
- a CDS encoding glycosyltransferase — protein MNATVVIPTYWAGDDARANAPGAYDHSTKLDATNPELDRCLASLEQVRDIPRIILLVVCPISATADVSKRVHEIVNAHPTLKVTVVTNTQASRIADRVAQIAPKGSGECVSLRGYGAIRNMGLACAAVLGHDAVVFLDDDETVIDADFMKRATYALGQQTRQGLPILVKSGYFYDRDGSPLAPTDKVGICHRWWTKRIEFNRWMKKALSGTRISRSNYVCGGLMALHARAFTRVAFDPFITRGEDLDYLFNMRMFGYDVWFDNEWTVRHLPPESEKRSPRFMQDVYRWYYERAKLTFAAHQQELVPVTAASLMPYPGPWISRELDERVRKTAMVRSMFTREHEGYLRIWRHGIDEAKTYARQNAASYLRFQSFWPKIMDGLWRDAQLTSILEGTE, from the coding sequence ATGAACGCCACGGTTGTGATTCCAACATATTGGGCGGGCGATGATGCCCGTGCAAACGCTCCCGGCGCCTATGACCACTCGACGAAGCTTGACGCCACCAATCCCGAGCTCGACCGCTGCCTGGCCTCGCTCGAGCAGGTGCGCGACATTCCGAGGATTATCCTTTTGGTGGTCTGTCCCATCTCGGCTACGGCGGATGTGTCGAAGCGCGTGCACGAAATCGTCAACGCGCACCCTACGCTCAAAGTCACCGTAGTTACCAACACCCAGGCATCGCGTATCGCCGACCGTGTGGCGCAGATTGCTCCCAAGGGCTCGGGCGAGTGCGTGAGCCTGCGCGGATACGGCGCCATTCGCAATATGGGGCTTGCCTGCGCTGCGGTGCTCGGCCACGATGCCGTCGTCTTTTTGGATGACGACGAGACCGTTATCGATGCCGACTTTATGAAGCGCGCGACCTATGCGCTGGGCCAGCAGACGCGTCAGGGCCTGCCGATTTTGGTTAAGAGCGGTTACTTTTACGATCGCGACGGATCGCCGTTGGCGCCCACGGACAAGGTGGGCATTTGCCATCGTTGGTGGACCAAGCGCATCGAGTTTAATCGCTGGATGAAAAAGGCACTCTCGGGCACCCGTATCTCGCGTTCAAACTACGTGTGCGGCGGCCTCATGGCACTTCATGCCCGCGCCTTTACCCGTGTGGCGTTTGACCCGTTTATCACCCGAGGCGAGGACCTGGACTACCTCTTTAACATGCGCATGTTTGGCTACGACGTGTGGTTTGACAACGAGTGGACCGTTCGTCACCTGCCGCCCGAGTCCGAGAAGCGCTCGCCGCGCTTTATGCAGGATGTGTACCGTTGGTACTACGAGCGTGCCAAGCTGACATTTGCCGCGCACCAGCAGGAGCTCGTCCCCGTCACGGCCGCGTCGCTCATGCCCTATCCGGGTCCGTGGATTTCGCGCGAGCTCGACGAGCGCGTGCGCAAGACCGCCATGGTCCGCAGCATGTTTACCCGCGAGCACGAGGGGTATCTACGCATTTGGCGCCACGGTATTGACGAGGCCAAGACCTACGCACGCCAAAACGCTGCAAGCTACCTGCGTTTTCAGAGCTTCTGGCCCAAGATCATGGACGGGCTCTGGCGCGACGCACAACTGACCAGCATCCTGGAGGGGACTGAATGA
- a CDS encoding IS30 family transposase: MSGKKNRGSARAVPRAYGRLTRHERDTVQRMLERGASCREIARELGRSPSTVSAEVASHRFVTAPKSRRGERVDASADLSAACPRLAAWPRCCNGCGRYRAIGCKRRPHVFYEARAAQLCADSVLVSSRRGIDADEPAAAARLEAIRDCLRRGLSPEQMAARNGGPVDLSPSTIYRWVSAGYDGMTNMELRRKVGYRPRKSAAGRAATRHSARRSHAAFLALGEDACAAAWEMDTVEGAREDSACLLTLLHRPSRLQLALPLEEKTAGCVADALGDIREVLGADGMGRVFRAVLTDNGAEFSDEAAIAALLGEGPGETRLFYCDPGRSDQKGACERNHVEIRKLLPKGAGIRFDRLSPADLALAMSHVNSEPRGALGFTTPARAFRAMLGDDAAALLDAYGVEDVPLGELDLTPGLIGRARAERGDAPLS; this comes from the coding sequence ATGTCCGGAAAGAAGAATAGGGGCTCCGCGAGGGCGGTCCCGAGGGCCTACGGAAGGCTCACGAGGCACGAGCGGGACACGGTCCAGAGGATGCTGGAGCGCGGGGCCTCGTGCAGGGAGATCGCGAGGGAGCTGGGCAGGTCGCCCTCGACGGTGAGCGCCGAGGTGGCGTCGCACAGGTTCGTGACGGCGCCGAAGTCCAGGCGCGGCGAGCGCGTGGACGCCTCCGCCGACCTGTCGGCGGCCTGCCCGCGCCTGGCCGCGTGGCCGCGATGCTGCAACGGCTGCGGCCGGTACCGCGCGATCGGCTGCAAGCGCCGCCCCCACGTCTTCTACGAGGCCCGGGCCGCGCAGCTGTGCGCCGACTCGGTCCTCGTCTCGTCCAGGCGCGGGATAGACGCCGACGAGCCCGCCGCGGCGGCCAGGCTGGAGGCGATAAGGGACTGCCTGCGCCGGGGGCTCTCGCCCGAGCAGATGGCGGCGCGCAACGGCGGCCCGGTGGACCTGTCGCCGTCGACCATCTACCGCTGGGTCTCGGCGGGCTACGACGGCATGACCAACATGGAGCTCAGGCGCAAGGTCGGCTACAGGCCGAGGAAGAGCGCCGCCGGCCGGGCGGCCACGCGCCACTCCGCCCGCAGGTCGCATGCCGCGTTCCTCGCCCTCGGGGAGGACGCGTGCGCCGCGGCCTGGGAGATGGACACGGTCGAGGGCGCGCGGGAGGACTCCGCCTGCCTGCTCACGCTGCTGCACCGCCCCAGCAGGCTCCAGCTCGCGCTGCCGCTGGAGGAGAAGACCGCCGGGTGCGTCGCGGACGCCCTGGGCGATATCAGGGAGGTCCTCGGCGCCGACGGCATGGGCAGGGTCTTCCGCGCCGTGCTCACCGACAACGGCGCCGAGTTCTCCGACGAGGCGGCGATCGCGGCGCTGCTCGGCGAGGGGCCGGGCGAGACGAGGCTGTTCTACTGCGACCCCGGGCGAAGCGACCAGAAGGGCGCCTGCGAGCGCAACCACGTCGAGATAAGGAAGCTGCTGCCCAAGGGCGCCGGAATCAGGTTCGACCGGCTCTCCCCGGCCGACCTGGCGCTGGCCATGTCGCACGTGAACTCCGAGCCCCGCGGCGCGCTCGGCTTCACGACGCCCGCCCGCGCCTTCAGGGCGATGCTCGGGGACGACGCGGCGGCGCTGCTGGACGCCTACGGCGTGGAGGACGTGCCGCTCGGCGAGCTCGACCTGACGCCGGGACTGATAGGGCGGGCGCGCGCAGAGAGGGGCGATGCCCCGCTGTCCTAG
- a CDS encoding MFS transporter yields the protein MKYTKLERNWVMYDVGNSALVLLNTSVVPIYFNAINTGASSADLVVAWGNAQTIASLVIAMLMPILGALADYAGNKIKFFLGFFLTGLVLCLAQAIPMSAMAFLTVYVLCTIGLNSSMTFYDAMLPDITTDERMDAVSSSGYAWGYIGSTVPFVICLALIMGGPALGVPTMLATRLSFIITGAWWLIFTLPLIRTYKQKYGRERGPEDTIGHIVGGVFSEVGHTMREIAHNKTVLVYMIAFFFYIDGVHTVISMATSYGSALGIDSTQLVLALLVTQFVAFPSAIIYGKLAGRVGTLNMILVAVAAYMGIVLFAAFFLKTAFEFWVLAIMVGLFQGGVQALSRSYFGRIIPKEKSNEYYGFFDIFGRYASVMGTFLVSVVTSLTGNPSLGVLSIGVLLVVGFMLLVRLSRMTRAAGHAA from the coding sequence ATGAAATACACCAAGCTCGAGCGTAACTGGGTTATGTATGATGTGGGCAATTCGGCCCTCGTGCTGCTCAATACCTCGGTGGTGCCCATTTACTTTAACGCCATCAATACCGGCGCTTCCTCGGCCGACCTGGTGGTCGCCTGGGGCAATGCACAGACGATCGCCTCGCTGGTCATCGCCATGCTCATGCCCATTCTGGGCGCGCTTGCCGACTACGCCGGCAACAAGATCAAGTTCTTCTTGGGCTTCTTCCTCACGGGCCTGGTGCTTTGCCTGGCGCAGGCTATCCCAATGTCCGCCATGGCATTTTTGACCGTGTACGTGCTGTGCACCATCGGCCTTAACTCTTCTATGACGTTCTACGACGCCATGCTGCCCGACATTACCACCGACGAGCGCATGGACGCCGTGTCCAGCTCGGGCTATGCCTGGGGCTACATCGGTTCCACCGTGCCGTTCGTCATCTGCCTGGCGCTCATCATGGGTGGCCCCGCTCTTGGCGTCCCTACCATGCTGGCGACGCGTCTGTCGTTTATCATCACTGGTGCCTGGTGGCTCATCTTTACCCTGCCGCTCATTCGCACCTATAAGCAAAAGTACGGTCGCGAGCGCGGTCCCGAGGACACCATTGGCCACATCGTGGGCGGTGTGTTCTCCGAGGTCGGACACACCATGCGCGAGATCGCCCACAACAAGACCGTGCTGGTCTACATGATCGCGTTCTTCTTCTATATCGACGGTGTGCACACGGTCATTTCCATGGCCACCAGTTACGGATCGGCCTTGGGCATCGATTCGACGCAGCTGGTGCTTGCGCTGCTCGTTACGCAGTTCGTGGCCTTTCCATCCGCCATCATCTACGGCAAGCTCGCCGGACGCGTGGGCACGCTCAACATGATCTTGGTGGCGGTCGCCGCCTACATGGGCATTGTGCTGTTCGCCGCGTTCTTCCTAAAGACCGCCTTTGAATTCTGGGTGCTTGCCATTATGGTCGGCCTGTTCCAGGGTGGCGTGCAGGCGCTCAGCCGTAGCTACTTTGGCCGCATTATCCCCAAGGAAAAGTCCAACGAGTACTACGGCTTCTTTGACATCTTCGGTCGTTATGCAAGCGTTATGGGCACCTTCCTGGTGTCGGTCGTCACCTCGCTGACCGGCAACCCGTCGCTGGGCGTCCTTTCCATTGGTGTGCTGCTGGTCGTTGGCTTTATGCTGCTGGTCCGCCTGTCCCGCATGACTCGGGCGGCAGGGCATGCCGCATAG
- a CDS encoding YfcE family phosphodiesterase produces the protein MNSASAKRIDIISDTHGYLSPALLDELEGADLIIHAGDLTSEMDYEHLCTIAPVRAVLGNNDYYRDYGPDVDRLALFTYEGLKFAVAHYREDLPVGSVDVAINGHTHVTKEAQVGRCLVLNPGSASYPRGTRGPTMARMLVKDGKIISTKFIDLD, from the coding sequence ATGAACAGTGCAAGCGCCAAGCGTATCGACATCATCTCGGACACCCACGGCTATTTATCGCCTGCGCTCTTGGATGAGCTTGAGGGCGCGGATCTGATTATCCATGCCGGTGACCTTACGTCGGAGATGGACTACGAGCACCTATGCACTATCGCCCCCGTGCGGGCCGTACTGGGCAACAACGATTACTACCGCGACTACGGCCCCGATGTAGACCGTCTTGCGCTCTTTACCTACGAAGGCCTCAAATTCGCCGTAGCCCACTACCGCGAAGACCTTCCGGTGGGATCCGTAGACGTAGCCATCAACGGCCACACCCACGTAACCAAAGAAGCCCAAGTGGGCCGTTGCTTAGTCCTCAACCCGGGCAGCGCCAGCTACCCCAGAGGCACCCGAGGCCCCACCATGGCCAGAATGCTCGTCAAAGACGGCAAGATCATAAGCACCAAGTTTATTGACCTAGACTAA
- a CDS encoding DUF6036 family nucleotidyltransferase — protein sequence MYKQDLEQTLLGIDEEAELEIGPRDDRPNVVLVGGSAFMLNDVTNRSVTHDIDVFEADRCLREIIARYPEVNGMAVAYCNQMPFNYEDRLIPLDIGARFIRYFTPSLEDLAVMKLYAYRPNDIVDLHSRAFIDRLDWDLLERLIFDEGEALASSPSERSYQEMVCAYSQYKKEVLG from the coding sequence ATGTATAAGCAGGATTTAGAGCAGACTCTTTTGGGCATTGACGAAGAGGCGGAGCTGGAAATAGGTCCAAGAGACGACAGGCCGAACGTTGTATTGGTGGGAGGAAGCGCCTTCATGCTAAACGATGTGACGAATCGTTCGGTTACACATGACATTGATGTGTTTGAGGCAGACAGGTGCCTCCGCGAGATCATAGCTCGATACCCCGAGGTGAATGGTATGGCGGTGGCATATTGTAATCAGATGCCGTTCAATTACGAAGATCGTTTGATTCCCTTGGATATTGGGGCGCGCTTTATCAGGTACTTTACGCCATCCTTGGAGGACCTGGCGGTAATGAAGCTCTATGCCTACCGTCCGAACGACATCGTCGACCTCCATAGTCGAGCGTTTATCGACCGACTTGATTGGGATCTGCTCGAACGGCTTATATTCGACGAGGGCGAGGCGCTGGCGTCGTCGCCTTCGGAGCGGAGTTATCAAGAGATGGTCTGCGCATACAGCCAATACAAAAAGGAGGTGCTCGGTTGA
- a CDS encoding LytR/AlgR family response regulator transcription factor, translating to MLRAMIVDDEAPARSELRFLLEQTGKIGTITEASSVRSAIEMLMESRVDVVFLDISMPGASGLQLAEALHKLKNPPAIVFVTAYSDHAVEAFDVDAVDYLMKPVEEARLDRAIEKVMQRAKPVTDSKVTIERIPVEKGGRKALIPVDDIRFIMAKDDYSCIYTVDDRFLSTTSLAQFEAKLCDFGFFRVHRRYIVNLACVTDVETVPSGAIQLGITGVDERVPVSRRRVVPLKKALSL from the coding sequence ATGCTGCGTGCGATGATTGTGGATGATGAGGCGCCGGCTCGCTCGGAGCTTCGCTTCCTGCTCGAGCAAACGGGCAAGATCGGCACGATCACTGAGGCGTCGAGCGTCCGCTCCGCCATCGAGATGCTTATGGAAAGTCGCGTAGATGTCGTGTTTCTCGATATCTCGATGCCCGGTGCCTCGGGCCTGCAACTTGCCGAGGCGCTGCATAAGCTCAAAAATCCGCCGGCGATCGTGTTTGTGACTGCGTATAGTGACCATGCGGTCGAGGCATTCGACGTGGATGCCGTCGATTATCTGATGAAGCCGGTCGAGGAAGCTCGCTTGGATCGCGCGATCGAGAAGGTCATGCAACGCGCCAAGCCGGTTACGGACAGCAAGGTGACCATCGAGCGTATCCCGGTGGAAAAGGGCGGCCGCAAGGCGCTCATTCCCGTGGACGACATTCGCTTTATCATGGCCAAGGACGATTACTCCTGCATCTATACCGTCGATGATCGCTTTTTGTCGACGACCTCGCTGGCGCAGTTTGAGGCCAAGCTCTGCGACTTTGGCTTCTTCCGTGTTCACCGCCGCTATATCGTCAACTTGGCGTGCGTCACGGATGTGGAGACGGTGCCCTCGGGCGCCATCCAGCTGGGCATTACGGGCGTCGACGAACGCGTGCCGGTTTCGCGCCGCCGCGTCGTGCCGCTTAAGAAGGCCCTGAGTCTCTAG